The segment GCCACAGCCTGGACtgatttaaagaataaaaatatgtcCTCCCTCAGTTTACACAGTGTGGTCCCTTTCCTTTCAGCTGGTGGtcttcctgcctgctctgtgccGCAAGATGGGAGTGCCCTACTGCATCATCAAGGGCAAAGCCAGACTGGGCAGACTGGTCCACAGGAAAACCTGTACCTCTGTTGCTTTCACCCAGGTTAACCCGTAAGTGTTCTGAGTGCTGACCTGATTCACTGGAGTGGAGAAAGGAAACTGCCCATAAGCTCAGACTGCAGGGTGGATGGATAGCAAACCTGGGTCCCTAAAGAAGTAAAACTAAATCAGATACTGCCCGTATAGTGTGTAATATAGATGTCCTTTTGTGTGAAGAGCTCTGTTGGATCCTGAAGATTCAGATTACTTTGGTTTACCAAGAGGGATGGTTATTCTAATACACAGATGGAAGTATCAACCTTTGTGCAGGCCCCTGAAGCACTGATGGTCTGATCATCTCTTGGCAAATGATGCTTATGCTTAACCTGGAACATCATGTTGCCCCTACAGCCTCCTAAATCCAGAGgcaaaaaatctgtgaaaatgtTAAATTGAGGctctaaaggaaataaaactcttAATTACAGGGAGGATAAGGGAGCCCTTGCAAAGCTGGTGGAGGCTGTCAAGACCAACTACAATGACAGATATGATGAGGTAAGATGCTCTGTTCTGCTAGCCTTGCCTTTTAATTGCACTGGAATATCCCCAGAAGCCTCCCAGtgaaaagcagattattttagACCTGGTGACATCAGCTTTAAGCCTGTTGAGTGTTTTACCTAATTTTCTTAGGATGTATTTTTTACCTGAGAGTGGGGTAAAATGTGAACACTCACCAAGTTAGAAGGAAACAGCTATTGCAGGGCTAGGATTGTAGAGAGGACAACAGCTTCTGCTGGGACTCACTCCATGTGTGATGGCTGAATCCATCATCATTCACGGGGGAAGGCTTTAAATAGATTTTGCACTGCCTGAAATGTTACTGCACTGCTTGGAATGTGTAGGACTTGTTGAGGGAGCTCTTTGTGGATAGAGGAGTGGGACTGAGCACGTTGACTGACACATGGCAAGGGATGGCAGGAGGCATCTAACCTGTCCTCACTTCTTTGCAGATCCGTCGTCACTGGGGTGGTAACGTCCTGGGACCAAAATCAGTGGCTCGCATCGCAAAGCTTGAGAAAGCAAAGGCTAAAGAACTGGCCACCAAGCTGGGCTGAGGAtggctgctgtgtttctgtACATAAAAGGAATAAACCCCCAGGTGAAGTTTCTGTGGTCTCTGTTGATGGGATGGCTCCAGTGAGTGGGTAGGGAGTCAGCATTGCCTTCCATCCAGTGACTGGCTcaggctgcagagaaacagCTGCCTTGAGCAGGGATCACTGTGCTTGGAACTATCCCTGCCTGCTGGTCCTGTGTTGTCATTCCTCTCTGGTCACAGCCCAACAACAGCTTGGCTCCACATCCTGTGACCATGAATTTGAGCAGGCTAGGCTAGTCCTGCCAGTAAGTCCTTACACAGGTATCACTCAACTGGAAATTGCTCCAGATCTTCTCCATTAGTACTTGGACTTAGTTACAGTTTGAGTTAATAGAACTTTACCACGTGGGGACCTCCAGTTAGATCTGTGATGCCTCTTCCAGGGGAAGAATGGTCAGTGAAGGCAGGACAAAGTGGTGGGAGAGGAATCTAGACCTTGTCCTTCTGGTGACCTGACTTGTGGCACTGTTGGAGGCTActgagctgagggagctgctaCTTGTTTTTGCTAGCCCTTGCCCTGCTCTTGCAAAGCTAGACCTCTGAGTGTCCAGAGGAACCTTTCATTCAGGTCTGTCACTGTTAAGATGCAAGATGCACAATACAAGTCACAAGGCAAGCCCCTATAGCCCTTCTTTATTATTCATATGCAACTGCTGTGAACCACTCCTGACTTCAGGAGTAACTCCTTGGTGCAAAGAAACTTGGATTCACAAAATCCATTGTCTTTTGGAAAATACAGCAGTGGAGAGGTTAAAACTTCGTAACTTGGAACcaaccacaacagaaaaatgtgtctttGAGCTCACTGCATAGAGGGGCTTCACTACAAGTCTCAACAGCCTCTTCCAGTTGAGTTGAAAGCTTCCAAGCTGCAGCAAGATCACTCTGGCAGGAGCTGAGTGCAGCAGTTGCTTGAAGTATTTGCAGCTCAACAGCTGCCTGAGTTTACTGAATATTCCCCTGAAAGTTCAGTTATTCAGGACTGATGGGTCTGCTCTTGGCTGGAGTCCTGAGTGAAGGTCTCAGCCCTTCCCCTCACAGGGGTATCTTCTGTATAAATTTTCTGTACCACAAGAATGAGGTTGCAGCACACAGGCCATAcctaggaaagaaaacaaacctgtgCATTTACACCTCTTTTCAAGATGGAGTAGACCCTCCCCAGCAGTGCAATAAAACCATTTCAAATGACTGAAAACATTACTTAGGTTAACTTCAGGTGTTTGTGGGGTAATGGCTCATCCAGTCTCACTGATGGCAGGAGCAAGGATGCTGGGCAAGGCTTCTGGAAGGTgagtggggcagggctgggtgcctTACCAGGTGATGATGTACTGCATGTGCTCGTTCCTCAGGCTCACTCTTGTCTGCCCTCCAATGGGCCCCCCCGGGACTGTGCTCCCTGCAGGTACAACACAGGACACAGGTCACATCTCCAGTCTGCACGAAATGGGATGGAGGTGGGAAGTTGTGCAGATACCCTGCTCCTCAGGCCATGTCCCCAAGcctgagctgtggggcaggtGGCTCAAGGCATCAAACCCCAGCAGGggtgctcctgctccccagtGCCGGCTGCATGTCACCTCCAGAACAACCCAGCAGAGAACATGAAGGAAAAGATGCCACACTTCCCAAGTTCCCAGGAGACCCAGATACCTGAATGGGAATGGGGGGGAGGCTGATTTAAGGTGGAGGTGGGACTGGGTTCCTCTGCCACTTACTGAAATCTGCATCAAGGAAGATGGGCTCAGCACCAGTCACCTTGGCCATCGCCTCCAGGTCACGGTAGTGCCAGCGGTTTTTCTCAATGTTGTTTTCAGGCACAAAAGGTTTCCGGGTTTCTGATAACCTCACCACCCCTGTCAGGTCAATTTCATCTTCAAtctgaagagcagaggagaaaaagaatcaaGGTTCATTTCATATTCTGGTCTATGAGGTTCCggtagaaaaaaaagaagggcagTTGTAGGGTCTGATGATGGTTCAAGTGCTTGTGCCCTGAAGGGGCAGAGCTGTGACACAGCAGGGGAAAAGGCAGAACAACAACAGCTCCTTgtttgaaaaaataacattatttacTGAACAAAAAGGTGGGATGAAGAGGTTTGTCTTCGAGAAGTGCAATGACTGTTAAGTACCCTCCCATGATGCTTACTGTGGCTGCTGCCCTTCTGGGTTTGTCAGTCATGCCTCTGGGTAATACCAGGGCAGAAAGTAACTCACAACATTCCCTGTATCCCCCTTACCTGTCCCTTCAGCCGGGTCTCTGGTTTCAGCTTCTTTCTGGGCACAAATCCTCGGTTGACTAAAATGGTGACCCTAGAGTTacacagagaaatgcagctCTTGAGTAAAATGTcttcttgctgctgcctggaaCTGAGTACCGAAGAAAGAAGCAACCCCTGTTTGGTGCCACCTTTTCTGTCACCTGAGTGgaatttaaatacaattttgaaTTGAGCCTCAGGGAGCTAACAGACTGAGAGGTTCTAAGGGAGAGGGAGTGATTTCTACAAGCCCAGCCACCGTGGTTCAGCTTTCCAAAGCAGAAGTGACTTGCTCAGATGACCCATGACTTTCATTCTTACCCCAGCTCTGTGCAGTAGAAAGGAGTGATGACATTTGCCCCGTGCTCTGGGTGGGATGTCAGCCTCCCAGCTTCTCTGGCTTCTCGCTCAGGGTCCACCAGTGACCGTGGCAAAATGTAGAGCTCCTTGGAGTGGTCAAAATGCCCTCGGACCCGGACAGGTCTGtactccagttccctcagttcTATCGGGCTGCACAGaacaagatgaaaacaaaaccacggCTGCAACAGGCACCTCAAATGAGGGGGTTTTATCGTGGgatcctccttttccccagtgGTTCACTCTAGGGGCAGCTGGCAAACAGAAGGCTAACACCTCATGGAGTAAGCAGCTggcttaatattttttcactatCCCACTGAACCAAACTGAGATGATGGTGAGGATCCAGAGAGCAGTTTTTTCCCCCTGAGATCTGTGACCCAGAGCCACTCCCATGGCACCGCAGCTGTGGACACGCTCCGTGAGCATCCAGCCAACAGGGACCATTTATTTCCCATCCCAGACCAGGAAATTAATTGTGTTCATTCTGATAGTCGTGCCACATGGCCAAGTGACCTGAAAAATCTCTCTTGTATCCTGTACAACTGCTTCACACTTGGGCAGGGCGTGCTACTGATCCAAGACTCCCTGTTGCAGGAATAACCCCTTCAGGACAGCACAGGCACCAGCTACCAGGACAATTATGTATGGTGTGAACCATATCTCACATGCTCCCAAAGAGATTCAGCCTGAGCACATGCACTTGGAGTATCCCATAGGGAATAGTGCAATTATTCTCTTaactaaaatacaaaaatgaacATGAGCTTTCCAACCTATTTACATGTCCTGATTCCTGTCGCCTTCCTTCATGTTTATGCAGTTTAGTTCAGCTTAAACTCATGAGTGCAGGGACCAGATCTAATATCCCCAGCACAcctggcagagctctgcagacaaTAAACTGTCTCAGTCTCCTTACTCTAATGTCAGAGGGATGGGCTCTGATGTGATTCTTGATGCCAGTTGTGCAATCAAATCTAATTTCCACTTCCGGCGGCGAAcctgaaagcacagaaacacaaaagatATTCCTGAGGGCAGGACAGAGCAATAATAACCTCAGAGAGCCTTAAACATCTTTGTCGTTAGCTTCTCCTCAGACATGGTCTACAACAGGATaagtggaaatggaaaaatggaGGCTATTGACTTTGAGGAACTATTTATAGTGAAATGAAAGTGTAAAAAATAAGAATCTCTCACTTTAAGACTTAGGAATGACACTTGGAaaccaaaaatgtaaaaaaaacaacaaagctttAACCTGCATCTGATTTGAACTAGATTAAACAGCCAGAGATGGAAAAAACTAACAACCCTCAAGTGCTCCTcttctgagaaaacaaaatacttatttGTACCTGCCAGGTGCCGAGACAGAAGGCAGTCAGAGGGACCAGGAAAAGGCCCCACTTGAGTAAGATGTCATCTCCAGATGTGTCAGCAGCTGTTGTAGAACTTCGTGGTCTGCAGAACCTCAGACAGACACCTAGAGAAGCACAGAATGAGGAATAGGATTAGTGCAGGAGAGGAGATGCCAAGTTTCTCCAGCAAATGTCACCTCTTGCTATGAGGTGGAATCAGGGCAGAAGCCAAAACAAATCTTTTCTTACCTTTAGTTTCCTGGGCCAGGCCAGGACCTGCTTTACTCTGGGGATACCCAAACAAGGTTCTTCTGCTCAAGCAATGTGACACCTACGTGAAACAAGAAAGACCCTTTGTAGCGTCTTTGCTTTGTAACATTTGTATCTAGACGGTATCAGTTGCCTCAATGACTGCAGGAGGTTTTGTTTACCCTTTTATACGTCTCATCCAAGCAACCGCCTGCTGAAAACAGCGTTggattataatttaaaaaaaaaacaaaggcaaaccCCAGTTTCAGAGCTGACTATAGCACAGCAAATGATCTAACCCTTTCCATCCAAGTTACCAGCAAATACACACCGGCTTCGTTTGGGTTTGAAATACATGAATAAATGCCCCGCCGAGCAgctgccccccccccgcgccgggcGGCAGCGGCACAGGGACAGACTCACGGCTTTTTGCCACCAATTCCGCCTCACTTTTAGTGAAGTCGGTCCCCGCACCGCAACGGGGGCAGCGATCCGCCGCGGGCAAGGCCCGGGCCACggggaagggaagggacagcgccgggcagcgcggggggaCGGGCccggccgggagcggggcctCATGCAGCGCGGGGCCTCATGCAGCGCGGGGCCgctgccccgctcccggccccgctcccggccccgctgccccgctcccggccccgctgccccgctcccggccccgctcccggccccgctgccccgctcccggccccgctgccccgctcccggcctcgctgccccgctcccggccccgcgcccggcccggGCCCGCTCCGCTCACCCGCAGCAGCCTCCACGTCGCCATGGCAacgccgccccccggccccggccgccccgccgcgggcagGCGCCGCTCTAGCCGCTCCTCTCGATGGTGCCGTGGCTCCCCGGTTTGGCCGGCACCGGAAGTAGAGGCCGGGTCCTGCCTGGCGCTTCCTGCCtatggcggcggcggggcccgcggcCGGGGCGGAGGTGCCCGAGGAGGTGCGGCTCTTCCTGCGGCAGCACCCGCTCCTCAGCCTCGCCGAGCCGGGCAAGGTGGGGCTgcagccgggccgggcggggctggggggcggCTTGAGGGCCGGGGTGGTCCCCGGAGCAGGGCCGTGGTGGGGCTGGGGCCGCCTCCCCGAGGGGCTCGGGAGGGAACGTCGCGGCCTCTGAAGGGGCCATGGGGGGTGCTCGGCCGGTTGGTAGCTGGCCGGGCAGGGTACCGATGCGTTCCGCACCAGTCAGCTCCCTGGCCCGGAGCGTTTTCTCCCACTGTGGAAGTCGGAGGAGGATGCTGGGGGGAGCCTGAGGCCTCCCCTGCGCTCCCCAGCCTTCGGTGGCCCCCTGGGCCCCCCTGACCTGACTCATGTTTCTCCAGGTGAGGTGCGGGCTGACGGGCCATGAGCTGCCGTGCCGGCTGTCGGAGCTGCGGGCTTACACTGACGGCAGGAAGTACCGGCGGCTGGCAACGACAGCCAGGGAGTTTGACTACGCCAAGTTTGAGCCCCACATAGTGCCCAGCACGAAGAACCTGTATGTATTCTCCCTCTCGCGGGTCATGCTTCACACTTTGTTACATCTCAGACATAAAGTGGTCGAGCTTTTCAAAGTTCTTGAGAGTTCACGGGTTTGGGGAGACTGGGGAGGTCTGAAGTATTTACCCACTTGAGCACGGTGCTTAGAAGTGAAAGGTTAGCAAGCAGCAGATACTTAAACCCTGCCtctggctgtttctttgtgtcTCTCAGGCACCAGCTGTTCTGCAAACTCACCCTCAGACACATCAACAAGCTCCCGGAGCACGTTCTGCGGCACGTCCAGGGGAGGCGCTACCGGAAGGCCCTGGAAACGTGTGAGTGGCTTTTCTGAAGGTGCAACCAGGcaccttccttctttcctctgagctgctgAGATTCCAGTGGCTCTGTGTGAAGGAAGGggatccatttttttttttcagtcagtcaGTGACATACTGCTgttgctgtgtgtgctgctcagctgggaaGGAAGATCCCAGAGGTAGGGAGCAATGGGTCTCCAGGATACTCTGGAATCTCCTCACTTGAGTGACTAAAACTTCCTCAGAAGGGGTGGTTCTCACAAGCAGCACAGTCTCTATGTTAACATCTTTCCCATCTTTCAGAAAATCATACCATAGGATCATGGAATGATTTGTGTTGGGAttgaccttaaaaatcatctagatccaacccccctgcatgggcagggacacctcccaccagcccaggctgctccaagccccatccagcctgtccttgaacacctccagggatggggcacgGCTGCAGGTGGAAGGAGTGTATATTACAGTTGGAGCTTGACATACTTTGGAGTTGCATTTAATACCAGCTAGAGCTGGAACTGAGCAGGACTGGGGGGACTGGGTGTCCTTGCTGAGTGCTGCCCAACTCCCCCCCCTCAGATGAGCAGTGCCAGAAGGAGGGAGCACAGTACGTCCCTGCCTGCCTGCGGCACAGGCGGCGGGCGCCGCGCCCCGGCCGGCAGCTGAACGGGAGCAGGCAGCCCCGGGGGAAGGAGGAATTCTGGGAGCCCCAGTCCAGCGATGAGGATGGAGAGGAGACAGATGACAGCATGAGTGACCTGTACCCCCGTGAGTAGGAACCTTGGTCTCATCTATGTCCTGAAGGGGGTTTGTTGGCTCGTTTTCTCCTCGCTTCTTTTTACCGCTCCCTTCTCATGAAGCACAGTGTGGTTAATGCCCCGACGTGTCACAGGGCACATCTGTGCtcaggagctggaagcagctTGGGAAATGGCCTCGAAGATTCCCTCAGAGCCAGGGGGAGGCAGAGCCTGTGTGCACAGCAAACTGACCCCCAGCTTCAATCTTTGCGTTCCAGCTGCGCTCTTCCCAGAAAaaagcccagcagctccaccgGCCACGAAGGGCAGCGAGGGCTTTGGAACAGACAGTGAGGATGAGGAGGCCAAGCAGAACGGGGACAGGAACGGAGAGGCTGGTGGAAGAAGGGATGTCAGTGGAGCTGCCGGCAGCAAGAGGGGGAAGGTGGGAATGTCAGACGGTGTGTGCGGCAGGGCGGAGCGTGGGGCGGGATCCCGGCTGCAGGGGTGGGATCTGCTCCTgtcagaggcagctggaggtgTGGAGCTGTTCAGAACAGGCTCCCCCTGTGCCACCCTCCCACTGGCAGCCCGAGGTGTGAATGACAGCCAAGAGGTGTTTATCCCACCTGTATAAATAGCTCCTCTGGTGGGATCCTGCTGTGTGCTCCCTAACAAGGAGACTGCAGCTGCCTTTGGGTGCGATCATCCTCCCCATACACACAAACATTAACTGAACCTTTCTGAGGTCACAGGGTCCTTCTAGGcacttttctgcctcttttgaGGAGCTGCCAGGTCCTGCCTTACAGGGCACACCCTGATCCTTCTCCATCTGGGGAGCAGGCAGATGTTACATCCATAAACAACTCTCCAAGGCAGCCAGATCCTGTGTAGCTGTTTCAAACTGGGAAGTGATGCTGGATGAAGCTCAGGCTCATTTCTATGGGGAGAGGGTCACTGTGCCCAGTGGAACCACATGGCAGTCAGGGAACAGGGCAGGGATCCTGGCTGGCTGTGACCAGGGCTGTGCTTGTCTCTTGGTAAAGGAGACCACACTCCCTGTCTCTTCAAGCTacctccagcagggctggattTGGGGTTTGGAATTCCACTgattcccttttttcctctacAGAAACAGTCAGGccctttaaagaagaaattcaagAGTCATCATCGAAAGCCCAAGAACTTCAAGAAGACAACCAAGGGCAAATAAATGTTGTGATAAATACAAGTCCTGAAGCCTATTGTACAAGAATTCCAGAGGGTGCACAAGGCTGGCTGAATGTCTGCCTGCTCCAGTTGACTGTGACAGCTGGGCAGGGGAAGAGTAGGGTGGAATTCAGTTGTATTCCAACATCCTCATGTCACCCCAACCAGGGAAGGATGGTAACTTCAGTCAAGCACAAATAGCCCTCTCTTCCTGGAGGGGTGGGATGGAAAGCACAGGAGACCACCAACCAGCATCTCCAGGTAGCCCAGCTCTGAGGTGGCACCAGCCACACACGCCAAGTGGATACAAAGATgccattgttttattttgattgtttccaaaaatcaaaacattttcaaacacaaCTAAGGTACAAAATACAGCATAAAATGAGAATTTATacttagttctttttttttttcccacatagaaagcaaaaatatattcagaatgAATTCCAGAACACTTTGCAGAGCCAATCGAGAGCTGACGTCCTGCTTGTGAGAGCTTCTTGGCCACAGGGAGAGGTCACTGTGGTTTTGGGAGATGCATGGATACAGCAGTATATGTAGGAAACCAGAATCTTCAGGACTCACAGTTAGTAAGTCTGCACATTGTGCTGCCTAGAAATATCTTCTAATGCCCTCCCACCCTAACTGTGCCCCTTTAGCACAGTTTTTTGCTGCAAGGGACAGTATCAGTTCCTTTTCTGGGGTGTCTTGCTGGAAAGGGGACTTCATGAACCTGGTCAGTATTTCAGACTAGTCCATTATCCAGCTCCTTAGTTAGACAGGACACAAAGTTTAGAAAGGGCTACTTACAGAATTTTTCTATCATTCCATTTATAAATACTATGAACATCAACAGCAGTTAGGATCTCTGAGGATGGCTGCCTTGATGTAGTCTAAAGCCATCATAGGACCTGCAGTGAGAGTGAGGAAAAGCCTCCTGTGTATCCATCACCAGTTTGTTTTGCTACAAAGAGACAAGCACAAGGAACACCTCAGGTGAGAACTCTCACCAAGCTAATCCAAAGCTTTCTACAAGGCCTGACCTTGCATGCTGGCTTCCCCTCCCCTCTACCCCCACGCACCAATTAGTTTCCTTCAGCAGCAACACACTGGCTGTTACACAGGCTATTTTCTCCTTAAATGATGAAATCACTGGTTTAACGTTCAGCAGTGCTCTTCTGTCTGTCATTGGGTCTTTCAGCCTGGTTTTCTCTCCTAAAATGCAACCGTTTGTCCTTACCCTggtgagcagctcctgctggagacCTTCAGCTGGGTTAATCACTCCTTGAACAAACAGCTGAGCAGCTTTCTCAAGGGAGACAACAGTGCAAGGAATCAGCGTAACATTATCAAGTTGGTAGGGCTCATGCTTTCTAGAATTCTGGTATCATCTAGTGAAACAGGTTCACCTAGTTGACTAGCAGAGGACAAAATGCCTCCTCTGAGCAGCACTAAGCATGTTCATGGCACAGAGGTTGTGGCAACTGAGAGGTGAAAACAGGgccttcctctctcctcaccACAGTGCTAAGGAGTTCCTCCCTCTGAGCACACAAGTTACATCCCTGGTGCTTCTCCACTGGCAGGGAGAAGTGTGAGGATGCAGAACTGGGGCTCTggcagcacacagctggctTGTTCCCTCCCCACACACCTCAGGGGTGGTGTGAGATggcagagggaaggggctgcagcaggaggacaaCACCCCAGCTCCTCCACTCTTCAGTCAGCTGGGACTTTCACAGCTGAGACTGGCAGAGTGAATCTAAAAGCAAAGGCTACGGCTTAGGAGACAGACTGTTCTCATCCTGCATGTGCTGGGTGCAGAGAAAAAGGGGAGTTTCTGCAATTCTCAAGACACTTTAACCAATAACCTGCAATTCAGATATGAATTTGGGGCATAAATGAATGGAAGCTGGTTAATAGCAGAAAGGAGCTTTTATTGTGGAACCTACAGCACAATTTGGCTCCCTTCTTGGGAATTCAGGAGGGGTGACTTTGGGGAAAGAATGCTGAATAAGGAGTTCTTTTGGCACAGAATTTTAACAGAATCTGACATGATTTCTTCAGGAGTACCTCCCCTGCTTGAAACCTGATTAGCCACACAGGATTCCTGATTAGCAAAACAGGATTCTCCCTTGTTCTCCTCAAAAGCAGAACTGGGACATGTTAGAAAACCCTCTCCCTTTTCTTAGCTAGATGCAGGTAAAACTACTGTCaggttttcttttgccttttattgGGGGGCAGGAAAGACCTCCCCTCTTGTTAAACAAAATGGAATTACAGGCCTTTTAAGTAGCAAAAgaacatgatttttcttttgctgctgctgctttccacctTGATAAGAAATGCTATAACCAGCAGTGGAACTCCTTATGCACAAGACAGCTTCGATGAGGGTGAGAAAGGGGATCCACTTTTTTAGTTATAGCTGAAACCCAACAGCCCACTCCATGATTCAGCTCTATCTGCTCACAGTacttcaaattttaaaacattgctgCCATGAAAGACAGCAACTCTTCTACTGCAACTCACTGAAGCATCAGCAAAATGCAGGCTCCTTGGGTTAGTTCCAAATCTAGGAAGTTAGATTAAGCCTAGGCAACATTCCTTGAAGAAACAGGGGTTTATCTATTACATTACTGTTGCCACTGTAAATCAAATTCATAACATCTGTGCCTTTAAGAGGAAGGGGGCATGTACGTGTAAAATGCTGGCAGTTTTTTGTTGAATCCATAGAGAATCAGTTCTGGACTTAATATGTTATGTCCCAAGAAGTGTTGCTATTCCTGTTAccactcttttttcttctcatccatGGAGACTCCACCAGGGCCCAGTGCAACCACGAGGAGCAGCCCCCCAATGACAGACATGGTCTGGAAGAAGTCGTATTTGAGGAAGTCGTGCATGGGCTTGTAGGCTGGGACGGTCCAGAAGGCATTGAAGTAGATGTTGATGCCAAACAGCCAGATGACTAGAGTCAAGGCAGCCAGCTTAGTCTTGAAGCCAATTGCCACTAGGATTATCAGGGCTGTGCCCACAATGTTCTGCAGAATctgcaagggaaaaacaaacaaacaaacatacacaaATATCACAACAGGGCATGGATACATTCAGCAGAACAGGTTGTCACAGCGTAGATGATTTAATAGcttctttaaataataattatactaaaaaacaaacttaaatgACAGGCtgagttgg is part of the Apus apus isolate bApuApu2 chromosome 19, bApuApu2.pri.cur, whole genome shotgun sequence genome and harbors:
- the SURF2 gene encoding surfeit locus protein 2 isoform X1, which produces MAAAGPAAGAEVPEEVRLFLRQHPLLSLAEPGKVRCGLTGHELPCRLSELRAYTDGRKYRRLATTAREFDYAKFEPHIVPSTKNLHQLFCKLTLRHINKLPEHVLRHVQGRRYRKALETQSVTYCCCCVCCSAGKEDPRDEQCQKEGAQYVPACLRHRRRAPRPGRQLNGSRQPRGKEEFWEPQSSDEDGEETDDSMSDLYPPALFPEKSPAAPPATKGSEGFGTDSEDEEAKQNGDRNGEAGGRRDVSGAAGSKRGKKQSGPLKKKFKSHHRKPKNFKKTTKGK
- the LOC127392628 gene encoding surfeit locus protein 1, whose translation is MATWRLLRVSHCLSRRTLFGYPQSKAGPGLAQETKGVCLRFCRPRSSTTAADTSGDDILLKWGLFLVPLTAFCLGTWQVRRRKWKLDLIAQLASRITSEPIPLTLDPIELRELEYRPVRVRGHFDHSKELYILPRSLVDPEREAREAGRLTSHPEHGANVITPFYCTELGVTILVNRGFVPRKKLKPETRLKGQIEDEIDLTGVVRLSETRKPFVPENNIEKNRWHYRDLEAMAKVTGAEPIFLDADFRSTVPGGPIGGQTRVSLRNEHMQYIITWYGLCAATSFLWYRKFIQKIPL
- the SURF2 gene encoding surfeit locus protein 2 isoform X2, with product MAAAGPAAGAEVPEEVRLFLRQHPLLSLAEPGKVRCGLTGHELPCRLSELRAYTDGRKYRRLATTAREFDYAKFEPHIVPSTKNLHQLFCKLTLRHINKLPEHVLRHVQGRRYRKALETYEQCQKEGAQYVPACLRHRRRAPRPGRQLNGSRQPRGKEEFWEPQSSDEDGEETDDSMSDLYPPALFPEKSPAAPPATKGSEGFGTDSEDEEAKQNGDRNGEAGGRRDVSGAAGSKRGKKQSGPLKKKFKSHHRKPKNFKKTTKGK